A region of the Gemmatimonadota bacterium genome:
CGTGGGGCTGGTCTTCCTGCGCCCGTACGCGGCCGACGTCTGGCTGCACTTCCAGCAACAGATGTCGGACGGCCAAGCGCTCGGCGCGCGCGTCACCGATCGCGTCCTTCTCTTCGGCACCCCGCTGGGTTTCCGCCTCAACAACTTCTTCCGCTACGAGTGGTACCTGCTCGTGGCGGCGGGGGCGTTCGGCGCCGCGCGCATCGCCCGTGTGATCCGTCGCCGCGTCACCGCCGTCGAGGTCGCCGCCTGGCTCTGGGTGCTCCTCGGGCTCGGGGTCATGGGGCTGCAGAGCTATCAGCAGGATCGCCGCTTCCTCTTCCTCGTGCCGCCGCTCGCCATGCTCAGCGCCATCGCGCTGGCGCACGCCGTCGAGCTCGGGGAGAGCGCCTGGCAGTCGCTACGTGCGCGCCGACTCGCCATGGGTGGTGCCGGTGCAGTCGTCGCGCTGGTGGTGCTGTACTATCTCATCCCGTTCGGCGCGTGGAAGATGATCGGCATCGGCGCGCGCCTTGGCCGCACGTGGAACTACGGCGAGGCGGGCGGGATCCTCCTCTCTGCGATGATCGTCGGCGCCGCGCTCCTCGCCGCCGTGTGGTCACCGACGGTTCGGCTGCGCGGGAACGCGACGCTGCAACGCGGCCTCGCAGCGGCCGCGTTAGGGATGGTCCTGCTGCGCGTGGTCCCCGAACTCCACACCCGCGGGCACGGCCTGCGCGACATCTCGCGCGCCATCGATCGCATCAGCCGTGAGTGGCCCGCCGAGGATCGCGTGGCGGTGGGGTGGACGGCCGGGACAGTGACGCTCACGAGCCACGTGCTGCCGGCCAGCAATGAGGTGAAGGGGCCGCGCGCGTCGGAGCGCTTCCGGCCGCAGCTGGAGATCTACAGCACGTCGGGCAAGCCGCTGCAGCAGCGCAAGGTCTGGGCGGTTCCCGGCCGCCCCGCGAAGGTCGTCTGCGCGCAGTTGCCGGCGTGGAACGACGCGCGAGGAACGCCACGCCTCACCGTGCACATCCTGGTGGAGCCCGATCGCCTGGCCGCATGCCAGGCCGCGATGTCCGCCCGCATCCCACGAGTCCCGTCATGACCGTCACGACCAAGTCCGAGGTCCAGCGAGAGCTGGCCGCCTGGAACGATGCGATGTACAGCAAGCACCCGACCCCTACGGGTCCGGGATCGCCGGTGCCATCTCCGCGGCCCGGGTGCGAACGGTGATGCGGTTGGCGCAGGTGCAACCGCGGGACTCGGTCCTCGAGCTCGGATGCGAGAGCGGCCACCTGCTGGTGCAAGTCCCCGAGTGCGCCCGCCGCGTGGGAGCCGACATCTCGGAGGCGGCACTCACGGACGCGCGCGCCATGGCGGCCCGCGTTGGTGCGGTCCGTACGGAGTTCATGCAGGTGGACGCGCTCAAGCCGCTGCCGTTCGCGCCCGGTGAGTTCGACGTGATCATCATCTCGGAGATGCTCGAGCACGTGGATGATCCTCGCGCGGTGCTGCAGCAGGTGCACGCGATCTGTACCCCGGCGACCCGACTCGTGATCACCGTCCCGAACGAGCGCCCCAAGCTGGTCATCAAGGATGTCCTGCGCGCGCTGCGCCTTTTCGACCTCCTGTTCCCGGGAATCGAGGAAGGGCAGAGCGAGTGGCACCTGCAGCAGTTCTCCAAGCCGCTCATCCGGCAGACGGTCGCAGGGTTGTACGAGGTGCGGCAGCTCGTGAGCGTGTGGGGGTGTCACTACGCCGCGTTGCTCTCCCGGTCACCCGCGGAGGGACGATGACGTCGGGGACGACCGTGCCGGTCAGCGTGGTGATGCCGGCATACAACGAGGCCGATGGCATCCGGGTCGCGGTGGAGGCCGCGCAGAAGCACGTGCTCGATCGACTCCCCGGCGCCGAGTTGGTCGTCGTGAATGACGGCTCACGCGACCATACGGGGAGCATCCTCGACCAGATTGCAGCTGCCGACCCTCGCGTGCGGGTCCTGCACACGCTCAACGGCGGGCACGGGACGGCACTCATGCGCGGCCTGGCGCAGGCGCATGGCGACTACGTCTTCCTCGTCGACAGCGACGACCAGATCCCGCTCGACGCCTTCTGGACGCTGTGGACGCGGGCGCACGCGGGGAGCGGCCCCCCGCTCGACGGCGTCTTCGGGATCCGGCGCGTGCGCCACGACGCACAGTTCCGGAAGGTGCTCACCCGCATCATCGGTGTCTGCCTCACGCTCCTGTTCGGGACGAGCATTCGCGACGCCAACGTCCCGTTCAAGCTCGTCCGCCGAAGGATCTGGGAGGACGCCAGGCGCTACATCCCCGATGGGACGCTCGCGCCGTCGCTCTTTCTCGCCGTCTACATGAAGCGGGTGAACTGCTCGATTGCCTTCCTCGACGTTGCACATCGCGATCGGGCGACCGGCACGGTCTCCATCCGTCGATGGAAGCTGCTCAAGTTCTGCGCGACGGCCTTCCAGCAGCTGCTGGACTTCCGTCGCGCCCTCCCGCCCCGCTGACCTCGTCGCCAACCCACCGCATGCGCATTCTCGTAGTCGGCGCTGGGCCTACGGGGCTCTCCGCGGCTTGGCGCCTCGCCGAGCGCGGACACGACAACTGGCTCCTGGTCGAAGGGGACGACCACCCCGGCGGCCTCGCCACGTCCATCCGGGACGACGCGGGGTTCACGTGGGACCTCGGCGGACACGTCCTCTTCTCGCACTACCGCTACTTCGACGCCTTGATGAACACGGCGCTCGGCGACGCGTGGATCGAGCACCAGCGCGAGGCGTGGGTTTGGATGCGCGAGCGGTGGGTCCCCTATCCGTTCCAAAACAACATCTGGCGCCTCCCCCCCGACGACCTCCTGCGCTGCCTCGTGGGATTGGTCGCCCTGCAGCAGCGCGAGGCCACCACCAGTCCGCCGGCCCACTTCGCCGAATGGCTGCAGCGCGCGTTTGGGGATGGCTTGTGCGACGTGTTCATGTACCCGTACAACCGCAAGGTGTGGGCGTACACGCCCGACAAGATGGGGGTGGGCTGGATGGGGGAGCGCGTGGCCACCGTCGACTTCGTCCGTATCCTTGGCAACCTCGTGAACCAGCGCGACGAGGTGAGCTGGGGACCGAACGCCACCTTCCGCTTCCCGAAGTTTGGGGGCACCGGGGCCATCTGGGACGCGCTGGCCGCACGGTTGCCGGCCGGCAAGTTGTCGCTGGGTCGGCGGCTCGTGCGCGTGGATTCCGCAGCCCGCGTGGCGCACTTCTCCGACGGCACGAGCGAGCGCTACGACCGCCTCCTCTCGTCCATCCCGCTGCAGCAGCTCCTGCGCCTCCTCTCCGATCGCCCGGAGCTCACGGCGCGCGCCGGCGAGTTCGTCTACTCATCCAGCCATGTCGTGGGCGTGGGCTTCACTGGCCAGGCGCCCAGCAGCCTCGCGACCAAGTGCTGGATGTACTTCCCCGAACCGGAGACCCCGTTCTACCGGGTGACCGTCTTCAGCAACTACTCGCCGCACAACGTGGCGCTCCCCGGGACGCAGTGGTCGCTCATGGCCGAGGTGAGCGAGTCACCGGACAAGCCGGTCGACCTCGCGCGCGTCGTCGACGAGACCGTCGCCGGCTTCAAGCGCGTCGGCTTCATCGACGACACCACCGAGATCGTGACGACCTGGCATCGCCGAATGGAGTACGGCTACCCGACCCCGTGGCTGCTCCGGGACGAGGTGCTCGACGCAGTGCTCCCCGCGCTGGAAGCGTGTGGCATCTACAGCCGCGGGCGATTCGGCGCGTGGAAGTACGAAGTCTCCAACCAGGATCACTCGGCGATGCAGGGGGTCGAGGCCATCGATCACTTCCTGGCCGGGATCCCCGAGACGACCGTACACGGCACCATGGGGAGGGAACCCCCGCCGCTGTGACGAGGCGCCGGCGCGCGTTGCACCTGACGCCTGGACGTCACCCCGCCGCGGCGGCGCCCCCGGTCGTTGCCTCGGGAGCTCCCCTTCCGCGGTACCAGTACGCCACGCCAAGCAGGAAGACACCGGCCAGCATGTAGCCGCCCACGCGCCATCCGATCGAGAGCGCTGAGGTCTCCATCATCGCCTTGAAGGCGGCGAAGACGGCGAGCGCGAGTCCAACTTGCCGCAGAAGGGGGATCGCCCGCCAGCGCCCGATGCCGATCGCCAGCACCCCGCTCACCGCGTAGTAGGCCACCAGCAGGAAGGTGGAGACGTCGAGCGAGACGGTGCGCGAGAGCTCGACGTGAATCCAGAGGAAGGTGACCACGCCGCCGAGGATGCGCGCCATGCTGCGGCGCGTGTCGAACATCATCTCGTCCCCCTCCAGTCCCAGGCGTGCCCAGTTCCAGGAGAAGACGAACCACGCGGCGCACACCACCAGCGCCACCCCCGATTCCGGCGTCAGGAAGGGGCGGGTCAGCCATCGCTCGCGATCGTCGAGGAGGGCAAAGGCGATGATGGTGGCGACCGCGAGCCACCCCATCGCCGCCAGCGCGACCTGACGCAGCGTCGTGCGTCGCATGACGACCGAGGCCGCCGCCGCGTAGGCTGCGAGCGCCATGACCTGCGTGCGGTCCTCTCCCTTGAGGAGCAGGGCGATGGCCGCCCCTCCCAATGCCGTCGCGGTGAAGCCGTGCCAGCCGCGCGCACGGTCGCGGTTGGCCCACGCGGCCGCCGCACTCCCGATCGTCCACAGCAGCGTCACCGTGCCCATCGTGCGCGACGACGACCACATCAACTCGCCGATCGCGACCGTGAGGGTCGCAACCGGAAGCGCAAAGCCTACGAGGAAGCCCATCAGGCGTCCCGCGCCCCCTCCCGTGACGGTGAGAAACCCCGTGATCGCCACGAGCGCCGCCAGGGGCTGTCGAATCGCGAGTAACGACGGCGACTGCGACATGTTGGCGATCGCCCCGACGGCCGCGACGAGCGCCGTGATCGCGACGCGTTCGCGCGCCTTCCCCTTGACCAGGAGGATCGACAGCCACGCGACGGCGATGGCGAACGTGGCGGGCGCCGAGGCCTGGACCCAGTCCTGCGCGCCGCCAAGCTGGCCGCTCGCTGCGGCGGTGTAGGCCGCCACGCCCAGCCCGAGGACGAACGGAGTCTTGCCCCAGGCACGATCGCGCATGGCGCGCATGCCGGCACCGAGCACCAGCGCACCGTAGAGCAGGAGGAGCACGGCGTCGCCGGTATCGGACGAGGTGACGAACGGCGCCAGCAGCGCGCCGCCGAATCCCACGTTGAAGAGCGACTGATCCTCGTCGTGCAGGGCCAGCATGGACAGCCCGGCCGACGCCGCGGTCGCCACCGCGAGGGCCAGCGCGCCGGGCACCAGGTGCAGGAGCGGCCCGGCGCCCCAACACACGACGTGCAGAATAGCCAGCGACAACGCCAGGAGCATGCTTCCGAAGCGGGGCGAATCGCCGCGCCGCAGGCGCCACCCGATCGCCGCGACGACACCCGCCGCCAGCGCGCCGAGGGCAACGCGCAGCTCCGGGCCAATCATCCCGTTCTTGATCGCCCAGCCGATGAAGGCGCCGACCCCCATGAGGATCGTGAAGGCGGCCAAGGCGAGCGTTCCGTATCGCCCGACCAGCGCCTCGAGGTTCTCGCGCTGGAAGCGGCCGGGGTGCGGGCGCCATGATGCAGCTGACGGAGTCGCCCCCGCGGCCGCCCGGGCATCACGGGTGTCGCCCGCATCGCCACGGCCACGATCCCCCGCGCTCGCGCTCGCCCCCGCCGTCGTCGCGGCTGTCGCGATTCGACGGAGTTCGTCGGAGACATACGGCTCGGCTCGTCCCGCACCTGCGCCGGGAGGCACGTCCAGCGTCGGCACCGCCGAGGGTGACGGCATCGACGGGAACGGCACCGATGGGAGCGCCGCCCCGTCGTCCGACCGCTCCGTCGCGTCAGCCCGCCCCCCGCCACGCGACGTGCGCACCTCCGCGCGGAGCGCCACCAGCTCCTTCGTCAGGCGGGCCACCGCAACTTCGAGCGCGTCGAGGCGTGAAGAGTCGGACATGTGGTGAGGACGAGGGGACGTTCAGTTTGCACCGCAGGGCTCGCGCGCACCAGCCGCGGAGGACGCCGTGCGGCGCGCTTCACCGGAGACGGGGTCACGGGACACGAAGCGAGGGTGAAGGCGCCACGCGTGCGCCTCCACCCCCCGTTGCGTCTTTCCGACTACCGTGTGCTAGTAGCGGTAGTGGTCCGGCTTGTAGGGCCCGTCCACCGGCACGCCGATGTACGCCGCCTGGTCCGCCGACAACTTCGTCAGCTTGGCGCCCAGCTTGTCCAGGTGCAACCGCGCCACCTTCTCGTCGAGGTGCTTGGGGAGCACGTACACCTTCTTCTCGTACTGGCTCGTGTTGCAGAACAGCTCGAGCTGGGCGATCACCTGGTTCGAGAACGACGCCGACATCACGAAGCTCGGGTGCCCCGTCGCGCAGCCCAGGTTGAGCAGGCGCCCCTCGGCCAGCACCAGCACCGAGTGCCCGTCGGGGAAGACGAACTCGTCGAACTGCGGCTTGATGTTGATGCGCGTGATCCCGTGCTTCTTGAGCCCGGCCATGTCGATCTCGTTGTCGAAGTGGCCGATGTTGCCGACGATCGCCTTGTCCTTCATCTGCTTCATGTGCTCCACGGTGATGATCCCCGTGTTGCCCGTGGCGGTGATGAAGATGTCGGCGGTGCGGATGACCTCGTCGATGGTCGTCACCTGATAGCCTTCCATCGCCGCCTGCAGCGCGCAGATGGGGTCGATCTCGGTGATGACGATGCGCGCCCCCTGCCCCTTGAGCGCCTGGGCGCAGCCCTTGCCTACATCGCCGTAGCCGCAAATCACCGCCACCTTGCCGGCCAGCATCACGTCGCTGGCACGCAGGATCCCGTCGGTGAGCGAGTGACGGCAGCCGTACAGGTTGTCGAACTTCGACTTGGTCACCGAGTCGTTGACGTTGATGGCCGGGAAGAGGAGCGTCCCCGCATTCATCATCTCGTACAGGCGGTGCACGCCGGTGGTGGTCTCCTCGGTCACGCCCTTGATGTCGGCCGCGACCTTGGTCCAGCGCCCCGGGTTCTTCACCAACTGGTCACGCAGCAACTCGAGGATGACCCCCCACTCCTCGGGCTCCTTGTCGGCATCGAACGCCGGCACGACGCCGGCCTTCTCGTACTCCACGCCCTTGTGCACGAGCATCGTCGCGTCGCCGCCGTCATCCAGGAGCATGTTGGGGCCGTGCCCGTCCGGCCACATGAGCGCCTGCTCGGTGCACCACCAGTACTCCTCGAGCGTCTCTCCCTTCCAGGCGAAGACCGGGACGCCGGTCGGGTTGTCGACGGTGCCGTTGCGCCCGACGACGACGGCCGACGCCGCGTGATCCTGCGTGGAGAAGAT
Encoded here:
- a CDS encoding glycosyltransferase family 39 protein — protein: MTQGSSLTARSERLWLLGVLLLVVALRFIAAGSDPMPELDAGFISDSGTWWKNPKQHLLWGQWFMDDGNFGILTAPAHALAQRAVFGLFGLGYAQGFLLSGVSGVVSTVLVFGLVRREHDAVPALLAAAFAGIDVLMLAYDRAAYPEPFQLMLMLAAVGAVLASRGRAWLAALGGVAVVAVLLAKPPGLVLAPIAATAWLALWIADRVREPSAAARRQFQWRGFALYTATAAVLVAFVGLVFLRPYAADVWLHFQQQMSDGQALGARVTDRVLLFGTPLGFRLNNFFRYEWYLLVAAGAFGAARIARVIRRRVTAVEVAAWLWVLLGLGVMGLQSYQQDRRFLFLVPPLAMLSAIALAHAVELGESAWQSLRARRLAMGGAGAVVALVVLYYLIPFGAWKMIGIGARLGRTWNYGEAGGILLSAMIVGAALLAAVWSPTVRLRGNATLQRGLAAAALGMVLLRVVPELHTRGHGLRDISRAIDRISREWPAEDRVAVGWTAGTVTLTSHVLPASNEVKGPRASERFRPQLEIYSTSGKPLQQRKVWAVPGRPAKVVCAQLPAWNDARGTPRLTVHILVEPDRLAACQAAMSARIPRVPS
- a CDS encoding class I SAM-dependent methyltransferase is translated as MAWPHARPRCPPASHESRHDRHDQVRGPARAGRLERCDVQQAPDPYGSGIAGAISAARVRTVMRLAQVQPRDSVLELGCESGHLLVQVPECARRVGADISEAALTDARAMAARVGAVRTEFMQVDALKPLPFAPGEFDVIIISEMLEHVDDPRAVLQQVHAICTPATRLVITVPNERPKLVIKDVLRALRLFDLLFPGIEEGQSEWHLQQFSKPLIRQTVAGLYEVRQLVSVWGCHYAALLSRSPAEGR
- a CDS encoding glycosyltransferase family 2 protein, producing MTSGTTVPVSVVMPAYNEADGIRVAVEAAQKHVLDRLPGAELVVVNDGSRDHTGSILDQIAAADPRVRVLHTLNGGHGTALMRGLAQAHGDYVFLVDSDDQIPLDAFWTLWTRAHAGSGPPLDGVFGIRRVRHDAQFRKVLTRIIGVCLTLLFGTSIRDANVPFKLVRRRIWEDARRYIPDGTLAPSLFLAVYMKRVNCSIAFLDVAHRDRATGTVSIRRWKLLKFCATAFQQLLDFRRALPPR
- a CDS encoding FAD-dependent oxidoreductase; protein product: MRILVVGAGPTGLSAAWRLAERGHDNWLLVEGDDHPGGLATSIRDDAGFTWDLGGHVLFSHYRYFDALMNTALGDAWIEHQREAWVWMRERWVPYPFQNNIWRLPPDDLLRCLVGLVALQQREATTSPPAHFAEWLQRAFGDGLCDVFMYPYNRKVWAYTPDKMGVGWMGERVATVDFVRILGNLVNQRDEVSWGPNATFRFPKFGGTGAIWDALAARLPAGKLSLGRRLVRVDSAARVAHFSDGTSERYDRLLSSIPLQQLLRLLSDRPELTARAGEFVYSSSHVVGVGFTGQAPSSLATKCWMYFPEPETPFYRVTVFSNYSPHNVALPGTQWSLMAEVSESPDKPVDLARVVDETVAGFKRVGFIDDTTEIVTTWHRRMEYGYPTPWLLRDEVLDAVLPALEACGIYSRGRFGAWKYEVSNQDHSAMQGVEAIDHFLAGIPETTVHGTMGREPPPL
- a CDS encoding DUF2339 domain-containing protein, encoding MSDSSRLDALEVAVARLTKELVALRAEVRTSRGGGRADATERSDDGAALPSVPFPSMPSPSAVPTLDVPPGAGAGRAEPYVSDELRRIATAATTAGASASAGDRGRGDAGDTRDARAAAGATPSAASWRPHPGRFQRENLEALVGRYGTLALAAFTILMGVGAFIGWAIKNGMIGPELRVALGALAAGVVAAIGWRLRRGDSPRFGSMLLALSLAILHVVCWGAGPLLHLVPGALALAVATAASAGLSMLALHDEDQSLFNVGFGGALLAPFVTSSDTGDAVLLLLYGALVLGAGMRAMRDRAWGKTPFVLGLGVAAYTAAASGQLGGAQDWVQASAPATFAIAVAWLSILLVKGKARERVAITALVAAVGAIANMSQSPSLLAIRQPLAALVAITGFLTVTGGGAGRLMGFLVGFALPVATLTVAIGELMWSSSRTMGTVTLLWTIGSAAAAWANRDRARGWHGFTATALGGAAIALLLKGEDRTQVMALAAYAAAASVVMRRTTLRQVALAAMGWLAVATIIAFALLDDRERWLTRPFLTPESGVALVVCAAWFVFSWNWARLGLEGDEMMFDTRRSMARILGGVVTFLWIHVELSRTVSLDVSTFLLVAYYAVSGVLAIGIGRWRAIPLLRQVGLALAVFAAFKAMMETSALSIGWRVGGYMLAGVFLLGVAYWYRGRGAPEATTGGAAAAG
- a CDS encoding adenosylhomocysteinase, encoding MSTTLHPTLGVNSPLDRPAFKVADLSLADWGRKEIRLAEHEMPGLMAIREEQKGKLPLKGARIMGSLHMTVQTAVLIETLVDLGADVRWVSCNIFSTQDHAASAVVVGRNGTVDNPTGVPVFAWKGETLEEYWWCTEQALMWPDGHGPNMLLDDGGDATMLVHKGVEYEKAGVVPAFDADKEPEEWGVILELLRDQLVKNPGRWTKVAADIKGVTEETTTGVHRLYEMMNAGTLLFPAINVNDSVTKSKFDNLYGCRHSLTDGILRASDVMLAGKVAVICGYGDVGKGCAQALKGQGARIVITEIDPICALQAAMEGYQVTTIDEVIRTADIFITATGNTGIITVEHMKQMKDKAIVGNIGHFDNEIDMAGLKKHGITRINIKPQFDEFVFPDGHSVLVLAEGRLLNLGCATGHPSFVMSASFSNQVIAQLELFCNTSQYEKKVYVLPKHLDEKVARLHLDKLGAKLTKLSADQAAYIGVPVDGPYKPDHYRY